The following is a genomic window from Candidatus Dormiibacterota bacterium.
GCGCAAGCGTAGAGAATCCCCGCGTCCACGCGGCCGTTGCCTTGGGGCGGCGTCAGCACGACGACGCGCGAGACCCCAGCGAGCTTCGCCGGTACGACCGTCATGACGGCGGTCGACGGCAGCGGGGCCGACCCTCCGGGCACGTAGGCCGCTACGGCATCGAGCGGGCGCGTAACAAACGCGTAGCGCGTCCCGTCGGACTCCTCGTACGCGATGTCCTTGCGGCGCTGTCGCTCGTGAAATCGTGCCACCCGCTCCTTCGCGATTGCAAGCGCATTGGCGACCTCCGGCGCGACGAGCGAGCGCGCTTGGCCCTGCATCGGGATCGGGACGCGCAGCGCGCGCAGGTCGAACGCCGGATCGTCCCATCGCCGCGCGTAGTCGAGTAGCGCCGCATCTCCTCGCTCGCGCACGTCGGCGACGATGGAGCTGACGGCGGCCGAGATCTCCGGCGACGGCTCCCAGCCGGCTTTGAAGAAGGGGCGGAGCGCGGGGTCCGACGCCTCGACGATGGCGAGTCTAGTCACGCTGCAAGCGCTCGAGTAAGTTGATGATCGCTGCGTATTTCGCGCGAAAGCGCACGGGATTCACGACGAAGCGCGCCGAGGAGCGGCCGACTTCGTCGACGACGACCATGTCGTGCTCCTGCAGCGTCCTTCCGGTCGCGACGAGATCGACGATCACATCCGCAAGACCGACGAGAGGCGCGAGCTCAACCGATCCGTGCAGCGCGATGATCTCGCAAGCGACGTCGCGCTCCGCAAAATATGCCTGCGCCGAACGCTTGAACTTCGTCGCGACCCGCAGGAACGTCGGGTAGCGCGCGCCTTCGTGGTAGCCGTCGCTGCGCCGCGCGGCGACGACGAGCCGGCATTCGCCGAATCGCAAATCCGCAAGCTCGCTGACCGAGCGATCCGTCTCCCAGAGCGTGTCCTTACCGACGACGCCGCAGTCCGCTGCGCCGAACTCCACATACGCCGGAACGTCACTCGAGCGAAGGACGAGCAGCTCGGTGCGGTCGTCGCCGGCCATGACCTGCAGCCTGCGCCCGACATTTGCCGGCACGTCGATGCCCGCCCTTGCCAGGCGCCGTCTCGTCTCTTCGTAGAGCGCGCCCTTGGGAAGCGCGATGACGAGGCGCTCGCTCACGCGAGCTCTTCCCGCACGATCTCCTCCACGCGGTCGCCTTCGACGATGATGACGCGCGGGATCTCTTTGTGGCTCGCGTACGCGAGCAGGCCGCCGCGATCCAGGTCACGGACGTCCAGACGAACGCGCAAGCCCTTCGCGCGCTCGCGCTTCGCGATGACGTCCGAACCGCTGACGAGCACGTCCACTTCGTTGCGCGGGCGCTCGTCCTCTCGCCTCCGCTCGAGCGCCAGCAGTATTCTCTCGACGCCGACCATCCAGCCAACGGCGGGCACGTCGTACCCGAAGCGCGGTAGGAGTTGATCGTACCGTCCGCCGCCGCAGAGCGAGAAGCCGAGATCGTCGATGTACCCTTCGAACACGAAGCCGGTGTAGTATCGCAGATCGCGCAAGAGCGCGAAGTCGATATTGATCCGCTCCCGCCATCCGAACGCGTCCGCGCGGTCGAGGATCTCTTCCAGGCGCGCGAGCGCGGCGAGCGATTGTTGCGTCGCGCAGATCGGGCGCACGAGCCGCAGCACGTCGTCGCGTCCGCGCGTCATCGTGAGCCGTACGAGCATCTCAAATCGCTCCGGCTCCACCGCATTGCGCTCACCGAAGTCTTGCAATGCGACGATATTGCGTTCGGCAATGAACTGCTTGCAGGTCTCGGCCGCATCCCCCGATAGGCCTACGCTCGCGAGCACGCCGTCGACGATTGCAGCATCGTTGATGTCGAAGCGCGCGTCGCCCAGGCCGACCGCGTCCAGGGTCTCGGCCGCCATGAAAAGCGCCTCGGCGTCGGCGCTCGTGCCGATACCGCCGATGAGCTCAGCGCCGGCTTGCGTGAACTCGCGCATGCGCCCGAGCTGCGGCTCCTCGTATCGAAACGCGGTCGCGATATACGAGAGGCGCAGCGGAAGCGTCGCTTGGCGTAAGCGCGCGGAGACGACGCGGGCGATCGGCGTCGTCATCTCCGTGCGCAGCGCCAGCGACTGCCCCAGCGGATCGCTGAAGCGGAACGTCTGCTGCATCAGCCGCTCGCCCAGGCCGCGTTCCAGCGCCTCGTAGACTTCGAAAGTCGGCGTAAGAACCTCGCTGTAAGACCACGAGCGGAAGACCTCGCGAATGCGCTCCTCGACGTCGCGCTTGAAGGCGAACTCCTGCGGCAGCCAGTCGCGGACGCCTGGGGGGATCTTCATGCTTCGCGCACGTGTTCGCCGCCGAAGATCCGCTCGAGCTCCGGGCGCACGCGCACGTCGCCGGCGATCGTACGCGGAAGACGCCGCACCCTGCCTCGCGCGTGCAGCAGTACCGGGGCGTCACCGGGGAAGCGCTCGATGAGCGCCGCCAACCTGTCGATCTGCTCGCGCTGCGAGACTTCTACCAGCCAGCCGCGCACGCTGTGCGTCTGCGCTGCCCCCTCGAAAGAAGCGACGTCATTCGCGCTCACCGAAAGATCGACATTCCCCTCGTCGCCGTTGTGCGCTCCGGGTCGCTCGCGAATGCGCACGCGTCCTTTCACGACCAGAATGCGGTCGCGTTCGAAGAGCTGCTGCACGTGTGGATAGAGCTTCGGAAAGACGACGACTTCGCAGCTTCCGGTCGTATCTTCGAGCTGTGCGATCAGGATTTGGCCTCCCGCACGCGTCGTCGCGCGGCGCGCGCCCGTGACGGCTCCCGCGATGGTCACTGCCGTGTCGTCGTCGAGGCTGCGCAACGCCTTCATCACCGTCGCGCCTGACCGCACGAGAGTATCCTGAACGTCCGCAAGCGGGTGCCCTGAGACGAAGATGCCTAGCGTCTCCTTCTCCCACGAAAGTTTCTCACGCTGCGACGGCGCGGCGACGCTGGGCAGCACGGGCGCGAGCGACGGTGCGTCACGCGCAATGTCGCCGAAGAGCGATGCCTGCCCGAGCTCCAAATCGCGCGTCGCTCGAGCGGCTAGGTCGAGCGCGAGATCCAGCGCCGCGAGCTTCTGGGCGCGGTTTCCGGTAAGCGCGTCGGTCGCGCCGCACTTCACCAACGCCTCGAAGACCCGGCGGTTTACTTGGCGCGCGTTGACGCGTCCGGCGAAGTCGAACAGATCGGTAAACGGTCCCCCGCGCTCGCGCGCGTCGATAATCGCGCGCACGGCGTCCTCACCGACGCCCTTGACGGCGGAGAGCCCGAAGCGAATCTGGTCTGCGACGAC
Proteins encoded in this region:
- the hisG gene encoding ATP phosphoribosyltransferase, with the translated sequence MSERLVIALPKGALYEETRRRLARAGIDVPANVGRRLQVMAGDDRTELLVLRSSDVPAYVEFGAADCGVVGKDTLWETDRSVSELADLRFGECRLVVAARRSDGYHEGARYPTFLRVATKFKRSAQAYFAERDVACEIIALHGSVELAPLVGLADVIVDLVATGRTLQEHDMVVVDEVGRSSARFVVNPVRFRAKYAAIINLLERLQRD
- the hisZ gene encoding ATP phosphoribosyltransferase regulatory subunit, with protein sequence MKIPPGVRDWLPQEFAFKRDVEERIREVFRSWSYSEVLTPTFEVYEALERGLGERLMQQTFRFSDPLGQSLALRTEMTTPIARVVSARLRQATLPLRLSYIATAFRYEEPQLGRMREFTQAGAELIGGIGTSADAEALFMAAETLDAVGLGDARFDINDAAIVDGVLASVGLSGDAAETCKQFIAERNIVALQDFGERNAVEPERFEMLVRLTMTRGRDDVLRLVRPICATQQSLAALARLEEILDRADAFGWRERINIDFALLRDLRYYTGFVFEGYIDDLGFSLCGGGRYDQLLPRFGYDVPAVGWMVGVERILLALERRREDERPRNEVDVLVSGSDVIAKRERAKGLRVRLDVRDLDRGGLLAYASHKEIPRVIIVEGDRVEEIVREELA